Proteins encoded within one genomic window of Granulicella pectinivorans:
- a CDS encoding A24 family peptidase has product MSIDKDLIYPVFAVVCGLAAAVTDIRSRKIPNSLTGSALIAGLCLHLSLDGWRGLLSSLAAALIAGSIFLFFYVAGGMGAGDVKLIAAASALVGLGNTAPLLIFTTLAGGVMGLVLAAIHGRLLATLRNMLRLAVHHREEGLTPHPELNVSNPATLRLPYGIAIAAGCLLTLYTSTIRGFGL; this is encoded by the coding sequence ATGTCAATCGATAAAGATTTGATCTATCCGGTGTTTGCTGTGGTGTGCGGGCTTGCAGCCGCTGTGACGGATATTCGCAGCCGGAAGATTCCGAACAGTCTCACGGGTTCAGCATTGATTGCGGGTCTGTGTCTTCACCTGAGCCTCGATGGGTGGCGCGGGCTCCTGAGCTCGCTGGCAGCAGCCCTCATCGCCGGCTCGATCTTTCTCTTCTTTTACGTAGCAGGTGGCATGGGGGCGGGCGATGTCAAGCTGATCGCCGCTGCCTCCGCCCTGGTGGGTCTCGGAAACACGGCACCGTTGCTTATCTTTACGACACTTGCAGGCGGCGTGATGGGACTGGTCCTTGCCGCAATCCATGGACGCCTGCTCGCGACGCTGCGCAATATGCTTCGCCTCGCCGTACACCATCGCGAAGAGGGCTTGACTCCGCATCCTGAACTCAATGTTTCCAATCCGGCAACGCTTCGTCTGCCTTACGGCATTGCCATCGCGGCTGGATGTCTTTTGACGCTCTACACTTCAACCATACGGGGCTTTGGCCTATGA
- a CDS encoding Flp family type IVb pilin, which produces MNKSLVSAFLADESGQDLIEYALVASLVGLAAVATLQSLATSITGVFTSIGARLNAAVAG; this is translated from the coding sequence ATGAATAAGAGTCTTGTGTCCGCATTTCTTGCCGATGAGTCCGGTCAGGATCTCATCGAGTACGCACTGGTCGCCTCGCTCGTCGGTCTCGCCGCAGTGGCCACGCTGCAATCGCTTGCCACTTCCATCACCGGAGTCTTCACCTCCATCGGTGCAAGGCTGAATGCGGCGGTTGCGGGCTAA